Below is a window of Bradyrhizobium sp. SZCCHNS1050 DNA.
CTCGGGCCGCCCACCGCGCGCGTGGAGAGCGATGCCGGCGATACACCCATCGCCGGCGAACTCGCGATCGGACGTGCCACGTCAGTTGCCCTGCTTCCGCGCTGCCTCGATCGCCTTGGCAGCCTCCTGCGGACTCATGCTGCCGCCGGCTATCTCCGCGGAGACATCGTTGACGACGCGACCGACGGAGGGGCCGAGGCTCTGGTCATAGAAGTTCTGGTGATAGTTCGATTTGGCCAGATTGGACGCGATCAGCTTCATGAAGGAATTGTTGAGGCCGGCGTCCGCGCCCTGCACCACCGGGATGATGAAATTTCCCGCCGCCAACCGTGTCTGGACGTCCTTGGAGATGAAGTACTTCAGGAAATCGACGGCTTCCTTGGGCGAGCCCTTGGTGACCAACCAGCCGGTGATGCCGCCGAGCGTATCCGTCGGCGCGCCCTTGCCGCCTTGCACGACCGGAAAATCGAACCAGCAGATCTTGTCTTCGCTCAAGCCGACCTTGTCGGCGGCGAGCGCCCGCTGCAGATTGTAGACGGAGCTGATCGCGAGCGTCATCGCCGCCTTGCCATCGCCGAAATATCCGACGGCCTGCGGGTTCTTGAAGCCAAGAAAGCCATTCTGGAATGGCTGGAGATCGACGAGCTGCTTGAACAGCTCGCCTGATTTGACGAAGGTGTCGCCGGCAAAGCCGCCATTCTCGCCGCGCAGCGCCGCGTCGAATGCCGGCTTGCCGCCGATCCGCACCGCAAGATGCGTCCAGTAGAAATGCAGCGGCCATTTGTCGGCGCCGCCGACCACGATCGGGGTCACGCCGGCCGCCTTCAACGTCTTCACGGCGCTCAGCAGATCGTCCCAGCTCTTGATCGCCGTGGGATCGACCTTGGCCTTGGCCATCAGCTCCTTGTTGCAGACGAAGCCGACCTGCGACAGCGAGATCGGAAGGCCGTAGACGTGGCCGCCATCGGTGAATGCCGCGAGCGCCGCCGGAGTCACGCTGTCGCTGTAGCCTTTCACCTGCTCGGTGATGTCCTCGAGCACGCCAGCCTCGATCTGCGCCTTCAGGACACCGCCCGCCCAGCTGTAGATGATGTTCGGCCGGTCCTTGGACTGCAGGATGGTCGGCAGCTTGGCCTTGTAGGCCTCGTTCTCGAGGAACTGCATCTCGATCTTGACGCCCGGATGCGACGCCTCATAGGCGCGGGCCACCTCCTCCCAGATCTTCACCTGGGCTGGATTGACCTCGATATGCAGCCATTTCACGGTGGTATCGGCGCTCGCGACGGTGGCCCAGAGCAGGCATGCGGCAGCGGCGAGTCCCAGCTTCGCGAGCAGTCTCATCACAATCCTCCCAACCGTCTTCTTTGTTGCGGTAATCCTGTCCTCATTTTTTGAGGTGCGCAACTGAAATTCTGACAGAGCAAACCTCAAACGTGTTCGCATTTGCGAACAGCTTCACGAGTAGACAGAGAGATTGCTAATTGGGCTGAGCAAGACTCGGCGGGCAGCCGCACGCGCCTTTCGCCTGGAAAAGGCGGAGCGGGCGTCTGCCGCACCGCGAAGGATGTGCTGGAGATCGCCTGACGCTCAGGTGCAGCGCGCCTTGAAATTTGCGGCGACGAGCTTCGCCATCACGTCGTTGAGATGCGCCTGGTCGCGCGTCTCGATCACCAGCTCGAGCAGGGTCGCCTTGGCCGGCAGGTCCGAGAACGTTCGCTGATGCGACACCTCGATGATGTTGGCGCCGGCATCGGCGAGCAGCGTCGACACGGCAGCGAGTTGTCCGGGACGATCGACGATGTCGATCGACAGCTGCGTCAGCCGCCCCTCGCGAGCGAGCTCGCGGGTGAGCACCGAGGCGATCAGTCGGGTGTCGATGTTGCCGCCGCTCAGCACCAGGCCGACATTGCGGCCGGCAAACTGCGCGGGGTGCGCGAGCACTGCGGCGAGACCGACGGCGCCGGCGCCTTCGACCACCGTCTTCTCGATCGAGATCAGCGTGGCGAGCGCACGCTCGATCTGCGGCTCGTTGACCAGCAGGATATCGTCGACGAGATGGCGGATGATCTCGGTCGTGATCCGGCCCGGCGATTTCACCGCGATGCCCTCGGCGAGCGTGTCGCCGCGCATCGGCAGCTGACTGCTGCGGATGGCGTTGTACATCGACGGATAGAGTTCGGCCTGAACGCCGACGATGCGCAAGCCCGGCTTGATTGCGCGCGCCGCGACCGCCATGCCGGAGATCAGCCCGCCGCCGCCGATCGGCACCACGAGCGTATCGAGCTCGGGGACCACCGCGAGCATCTCCAGCGCCACCGTGCCCTGCCCTGCGATGATCAGTGGATCGTCGTAAGGATGGATCATGGTCATGCCGTGCGCCGCGCCGTGCTCCCTGGCGAACGCGCCCGCCTCCTCCAAGGTGGCGCCGGAAATCACGACCTCGGCGCCGTGCCGCTTGGTGTTCTCCACCTTCACCATCGGCGTGCCCACCGGCATCACGATGGTCGCGGGAATGCCGAGACGCCGCGCGTTATACGCGACGCCCTGCGCGTGGTTGCCGGCCGACATCGCGATCACGCCGCGTTCGCGCTGCTCGGCGGACAGCGCATTCAGCCGGTTCAGCGCGCCGCGCTCCTTGAACGACGACGTGAACTGCAGGTTCTCGAATTTCAGCCAGACGTTGCAGCCGCAGATCTCGCCGAGCGTCCGGCTCTGGTTGCAGGCCGTCGCGAGCACGGCGCCACCGATGGTCTCGGCGGCGGCCCGCACATCGTTGGCGGTGACGGGCAGCGCGTTCAGATCAGTGGCGGTCATGGGTCTGCCCATCCCTCAGCGTGCGTCATTGCACGCGATGCCGGCGGCGCGCCGACCTCGCATGATGTTGCCGATCGTGCCGGCGCGTCTGCGGCCGGACGATCCAGATCGGTCTCAGCTCCCGAGATCGGGCAGTCCGAGCATCAGCCGCATGTTCTGCACGGCCGCGCCCGAGGCGCCCTTGCCGAGATTGTCGAGCCGCGCCACCAGCACCGCCTGGTGATGCTGGTCGCTGGCGAAGACGTAGAGCTCGAGCTTGTTCGTCTCGTTCAGCGCCTCCGGCTCGAGCCGGCCGCTCTTGGCCGCCGCGCCATCGAGCGGCATCACCGAGACGTATTTGCTGCCGGCATAATGCTTCGTCAGGGCCGCCTGCAGGTCCGAGCCTGACGGCTTGCCCGGCAGTGTGTCGAGTTGCAGCGGCACGGAGACCAGCATGCCCTGCCGGTAGTTGCCGACGGAGGGAATGAAGATCGGCCGCCGGGTCAGCCGCGAATAG
It encodes the following:
- a CDS encoding extracellular solute-binding protein — its product is MRLLAKLGLAAAACLLWATVASADTTVKWLHIEVNPAQVKIWEEVARAYEASHPGVKIEMQFLENEAYKAKLPTILQSKDRPNIIYSWAGGVLKAQIEAGVLEDITEQVKGYSDSVTPAALAAFTDGGHVYGLPISLSQVGFVCNKELMAKAKVDPTAIKSWDDLLSAVKTLKAAGVTPIVVGGADKWPLHFYWTHLAVRIGGKPAFDAALRGENGGFAGDTFVKSGELFKQLVDLQPFQNGFLGFKNPQAVGYFGDGKAAMTLAISSVYNLQRALAADKVGLSEDKICWFDFPVVQGGKGAPTDTLGGITGWLVTKGSPKEAVDFLKYFISKDVQTRLAAGNFIIPVVQGADAGLNNSFMKLIASNLAKSNYHQNFYDQSLGPSVGRVVNDVSAEIAGGSMSPQEAAKAIEAARKQGN
- a CDS encoding threonine ammonia-lyase; its protein translation is MTATDLNALPVTANDVRAAAETIGGAVLATACNQSRTLGEICGCNVWLKFENLQFTSSFKERGALNRLNALSAEQRERGVIAMSAGNHAQGVAYNARRLGIPATIVMPVGTPMVKVENTKRHGAEVVISGATLEEAGAFAREHGAAHGMTMIHPYDDPLIIAGQGTVALEMLAVVPELDTLVVPIGGGGLISGMAVAARAIKPGLRIVGVQAELYPSMYNAIRSSQLPMRGDTLAEGIAVKSPGRITTEIIRHLVDDILLVNEPQIERALATLISIEKTVVEGAGAVGLAAVLAHPAQFAGRNVGLVLSGGNIDTRLIASVLTRELAREGRLTQLSIDIVDRPGQLAAVSTLLADAGANIIEVSHQRTFSDLPAKATLLELVIETRDQAHLNDVMAKLVAANFKARCT